CGCAAGCCGTTCTCCGTGGTGCTGTTCGACGAGGTCGAGAAGGCCCACCCCGACATCTTCAACAGCCTGTTGCAGATCCTCGAGGAGGGTCGCCTGACGGACTCGCAGGGTCGCGTCGTCGACTTCAAGAACACCGTCATCATCATGACGACCAACCTCGGCTCGCGCGACATCGCCAAGAGCGTCAACCTCGGCTTCGGTGCCGTCGGCGCCGACGCTGCCGGCTCCTACGAGCGGATGAAGAGCAAGGTGTCGGAGGAGCTCAAGCAGCACTTCCGCCCCGAGTTCCTCAACCGCGTCGACGAGATCGTCGTCTTCCCGCCGCTGTCGCAGGAGCAGATCGTGGCGATGGTCGACAACATGATCGCCGCCGTGGAGCTGCGCATGAAGGACCGCGACATGTCCCTCGAGCTCACCGACCCCGCGAAGGCGCTGCTGGCCGAGCGCGGCTTCGACCCGGTGCTCGGTGCCCGCCCGCTGCGGCGCACGGTGCAGCGCGAGATCGAGGACGTCCTCGCCGAGAAGATGCTCTTCGGCGAGGTCGGCCCGGGCCAGATCGTGCTGGTCGACGTCGAGGGCGAGGGCCCGCAGGCGACGTTCACCTTCCGCGGCCAGAAGAACTCCACCGTGCCCGACATGCCCCCGCTGGAGACGGTCGACGCCGAGGGCTCGCCGGTCGTCGGGCCCGACGACACGGAGGGTCCCACCGACGTGCCGAAGGCCAACGAGGCCTGACCCACGGGGCTGCGAGCAGCCTCACCTGATCACCCCGGGAGCGCCCAACGCCCCGGGGTGATCTGCGTCAGGAGGCCGTCGGCGACCAGACCGGCCAGGCAGCGCTCGCGCTGCTCGGCGTCCGGCCAGGCCGCCTCGACCTGCGCGACTCCCACGGAGTCGGCCTCGCGGGCCAGGGCCAGGATCCGGCCGCGGCACTGCCGGTCGGTGCCCGCCCAGGCCTGCCCGCGCCGCGGCGGCCCGTCGTACGCCGGGAAGCCGGCCGCGCGCCACCGGCACTCGGCCGCGATGGGGCAGACGTCGCACGAGGGCTGGCGCGCAGTGCACACGAGCGCGCCGAGCTCCATCGTCGCCACCGCCCACGTGGCGGCCGTCGCCTCGTCTTCGTGGAGCAGGGCCGTGGCCATGTCCCGCTCGCGGCGGGTGGGCGCGGGCGCCGGCAGCTCGGTGCCGTCGACGGCGCGAGCCAGCACTCGGCGCACGTTGGTGTCGAGCACGACGTGGCGCCGACCGAAGGCGAAGCTGGCGATCGCCGCGGCGGTGTAGTCGCCCACGCCGGGCAGGGCGAGCAGGTCGTCGTAGCCGGCCGGCACCTCGCCGTCGTGGCGCTCGACGATGGCAGTCGCGGCGGCGTGCAGGCGCAGGGCGCGGCGCGGGTAGCCCAGCCGGCCCCACATCCGCACCGCCTCGCCGGTGGGCTCGGCGGCGAGCGCGGCCGGGGTCGGCCACCGCTCCAGCCACGCCGCGTGCACGGGCAGGACGCGCGCCACCGGCGTCTGCTGCAGCATGAACTCGCTGACCATCACCGACCAGGGCGTGGCGGCCGCCCCGCGCCACGGCAGCTCGCGCGCGTGGTCGTCGTACCAGTCGAGCACGGCGTCGTGCAGCGCGCTGCCGGGAACTGTCATCGTCGCGATCGTAGGTGAGCCGGTGCGCCTCCACCGCCACGGGGCCGCGACTCCCTAGCCTGTGGGCATGCCGCCGACCGTACGACCGCGTGGGCCGCTCCCGGCCCGGGTCTACTGGACCCGACGTCTCGTCGTGCTCGGCATCCCCTTGGTGCTCGTCGTCGTGCTCGCGCGCGTGCTCGGCGGCTCCTCCGACGCCCAGGACGACGCCGCGGGGCAGGCGACCCGGGCCAGCGCGACCGCGTCGACCACGCCCGCCCCGACCGCCGGCCCGACCGTGGCGGTCGGCCCCGGCACGAAGGGACGCAAGGGCAAGAAGGGCAAGAAGGGCGGCAAGGGCACGGACGGCGCCACGACGACCGAGGAGGTCGCGCCCACGGAGCCGGTCCTGGCCGAGCCCACCGGTCCGTGCACCGAGTCCGACATCGTCGCCACCCCGGCCATCACCTCGGCCGCCGGCGGCTCGGACATCCCGATCACCCTCAACCTGCGCACCGTCGTGGCCGAGGCCTGCACGTGGCAGGCCTCGCCGGAGACGGTGGTGGTCACCATCACCTCGGGCAGCGACTACATCTGGAGCAGCCGCGAGTGCCCCGTGTCGATCCCTCCGCAGGACGTGGTGGTCCGCCAGGCCGTCGACGCCCCGGTGGTGGTCACGTGGTCGGCGCGGCGCTCCGACGAGGGGTGCACCAAGTTCACCGACTGGGCCGTCCCCGGCTTCTACCACGTGCAGGCCGCGGCGCTCGGCGGTGACGCCACCGACGTCCAGTTCGAGCTCACCGCCCCCCAGCCCGGCGTGATCACCAAGACCGCCGAGCCGGAGAAGCAGGGCGGCAAGGGCAAGAAGAACGGCGACACCTCCCACACCCCCGGCGAGGACGGCGCGGGCAACTCCGCCGGCTGACCGTTTTTGGGGCGGCCGTCCGGCTCTCGTCACTCGTCTCGCGTCCCTCGCTTGTCGGAGTCCCCGCTCGAGCGGGGACTCCGACACTTGGAGGGGGTTGCAAAGGCCTCCAGGTGTCGGACTGGGCCTACAAGTCGGGCGCGGGGAGTACGCCGGGCCGGCGCGACTCAGAGGTAGCGCTCCGCTCGACTCGTCAGGACGCGCCGGCTCGGCACGCGGTACGCGTCAGGACGCGCCGACTCGGCACGCGGTACGCGCCAGGACGCGCCGACTCGACCTCCTCCGCGCGCCAGGACGCGCCGACTCGACCTCCTCCGCGCGCCAGGACGCGCCGACTCGGCCCCCTCCCCGCGTCAGGACGCGCCGACTCGGCCCCGGTACGCCGGGTGGGCGGGGTCAGATGTAGCGCTCGGTGATGCTCGACTCGGCGAGGCGGGAGAGGCCCTCGCGCACGCTGCGGGCGCGCAGCTCGCCTACGCCCTCGACCGCCTGGAGGTCCTCGATGCCGGCGGAGAGCAGCTGCTGGAGACCGCCGAAGTGGTCGACGAGGCGGTCGACCACGGCCGAGGGGAGGCGCGGCACCTTGGCGAGGAGGCGGTAGCCGCGGGGGGCGACGGCGGCGTCGAGGTGCTCGGCGCCGCTGAGGCCGATCGCGCGCGCCACGGCCGCCGGGTCGACCAGCTCGGTGGGGGACAGGGCGGCGAGCTCGGCGACGTGGGAGGTGGGGCTGGCGGGGCGGCGCCGGCCGCCGGGGAGGTAGTCGCGCACGACCAGCTCGCGCTCGGCGTCGACGCCGGTCACCAGCTCCTCGAGCTGCAGCGAGAGCAGGCGGCCGTCGGTGCCGAGCTCGAGCACGTAGTCCTCGATCTCGCTCGCGATCCGGATGACCATCTCGAGGCGCTGGGCGACCACGGCCACGTCGCGCACCGTCACCAGGTCCTCGATCTCGAGCGCCGACAGCGTCGCGGAGACCTCGTCGAGGCGCAGCTTGTAGCGCTCGAGCGTGGCGAGCGCCTGGTTGGCGCGGGAGAGGATCTTGCCGGAGTCCTCCAGCACGTGGCGGATGTCGCCGACGTAGGCGGCGATGATCTGCATCGACTGCGACACCGAGATGACCGGGTGGCCGGTCTGCTTGGCGACGCGCTCGGCGGTGCGGTGGCGGGTGCCGGTCTCCTCGGACGGGATGGTGTGGTCGGGCATCAGGTGGACCGCGGCCCGGTGGACCTTGGTGATGTCCTTGTCGAGGATGATCGCGCCGTCCATCTTGGCGAGCTCGCGCAGGCCGGTGGCGGTGAAGGGCACGTCGAGGGTGAAGCCGCCGGTGGAGATGGAGTCGACCGTCTTGTCCTGGCCGAGCACGATCAGGGCGCCGGTGCGGCCGCGGAGGATCCGCTCGAGCCCGTCGCGCAACGGGGTGCCCGGTGCGATCGATGCCAGGGTCGCGCGCAGCCTCAGCTGCTCGTCCATGCGCTCTGCCACCGGTGCCTCCGTGCTCTCTCTCGGACGCCCCCGTGCGCCGTGGGGTGAAGTCTAGGGGTGGGCGGCGGCGAACCACCGATCGTTGCCGGGCGGGCTGGCCTCAGAGCGGCGGCGTGAGGTCGAGGGTGAGCAGCGCCCCGACCACGTCGTCGACCTCGACCACCTGCAGGCCGTCGACCGTCCGGCGCGAGGGGATGCCCCGCTCGCTGGGCAGCGCCCGCCCGCGCGGCACGACCGCGACCCGGAAGCCCAGGCGCGCGGCCTCGGCGACGCGCTGCGGCAGGTCGCGTACCCGGCGCAGCTCGCCGGCGAGGCCGATCTCGCCGATCGCGACGGCGCCGCGGGGCGGCGGCACGCCGAGGTGCGAGCTGGCCACGGCGACGGCCAGGGCGAGGTCGGCGGCGGGGTCGTGGAGCCTGGCCCCGCCGACGGTGGCCACGAACGTGTCGCTGCCGGCGATGCGCAGCCCTGCGTGGCGCTGGAGGACGGCGAGCACCATGTCGACCCGCGAGGACTCCACACCCGACACGGTGCGCCGCGGGCGCTCCAGCGGGGACGGGGTGAGCAGCGCCTGCACCTCCGCGAGGAGCGGGCGGCGACCCTCCATCGTCACCGCCACGCAGGTGCCGGAGACGTCCTGGGTGTGGTGCTCGACGAACAGGCCGGTCGGGTCGGTGACGGCCGAGATGCCCTCGGAGGACAGGTCGAAGCAGCCCACCTCGTCGACGGGGCCGTAGCGGTTCTTCATGGCGCGGAGCATGCGGAAGCGGGAGTTGCGCTCGCCCTCGAAGTGGAGCACCACGTCGACGAGGTGCTCGAGCACCCGGGGCCCGGCGATCGAGCCGTCCTTGGTGACGTGGCCGACGAGCACCGTGGTGATGTTGCGGGTCTTGGCCACCCGGATCAGCGCGGCCGCGACCTCCTTGACCTGGGTCACCCCGCCGGGCACGCCGTCGATGCCCGAGGCGCCGATGGTCTGGACGGAGTCGACGACGATCAGCGTGGGGCGGACCTCCTCGATGTGGGTCAGCACCGCCCCGAGGTCGGTCTCGGCCGCGAGGAACAGCTCGTCGTGCACGCCGCCGGTGCGGTCGGCGCGCAGGCGCACCTGCGCGGCCGACTCCTCGCCCGTGACGTAGAGGGTGCGCTGGCGGGTGCGGGCGGTCTGCGCTGCGACCTCGAGCAGGAGCGTGCTCTTGCCGACGCCGGGCTCACCGGCGAGCAGGATCGCCGCACCCGGCACGAGACCGCCGCCGAGCACGCGGTCGAGCTCGGGGACGCCGCTCGCGCGGGCGACGGACTCGGTGACCGGCACCTGGCCGATCGGCACCGCCGGCGTCGACACCGGCCCGGCGCTGGCGCGCATCGTGGGCGCCCCGGCCTCCGCGACCGATCCCCACGCCTGGCACTCGCCGCACCGGCCGACCCACTTGGCCGTCTCCCAGCCGCACTCGGAGCAGCGGTAGGAGGAGCGCACCCGTGCGGTCTTGGTCGACATGCGGCCCACGCTAGGCGAGCCCACCGACACCGGGGGCACGCCGCGCGAGAGGTGCCCCGGTGGGCCGTCCGGGCGGGGCTTATGCTCACCTGCAATTGGATCGATCTAGGGCGATCGCGAGGGGCGGCATGGGGCGAGGCATCGAACACCGGACCGGGGGCACGCTGCCGGTCACGCCGCCGACCCTCGCCGACGTCGCCGAGCGGGCAGGAGTGTCGCGCCAGACGGTCTCCAACGCGGTCAACAACCCCGACCTGCTGCGTCCCGACACCCTCGAGCGGGTGCGCCAGACCATCGCCGAGCTCGGCTACTCGCCCAACCGCGCCGCGCGCAACCTCCGCACGCGTACGTCGTCGCTGATCGGCCTGCGCTTCGGCCCGGCCCAGGAGGGCACCGCCAACGCGGCGATGGACCGCTTCGTGCACTCCCTCGTCGAGGCCAGCGAGGAGGTCGGCTACCACGTCCTGCTCTTCCCCGGCGACGACGACGACCCGATCGGCGGCTACGACAACCTCCTGCGCTCCACCGCCGTCGACGCCTTCGTGGTCACCGACACCTACCTCGGCAACCCGCAGGCCGCCTGGCTGAGCCGGCAGCGGGCTCCCTTCGTCGCGTTCGGCCGGCCCTGGGACGACGACGGGGCCCGCCACGTGTGGGTCGACGTCGACGGTGCCGCCGGCATCGCACTCGCCACCCAGCACCTCATCGACCGCGGTCACACCCGCATCGCCTGGATCGGCTGGCGCAAGGACTCCCCGATCGGGGAGGACCGCCGCTCGGGCTGGGTCCGCACGATGCACGCCAACGGCCTGCCCACCACCGGCCTCGCCTCGCGGGTCGAGGACGTCGTGCACAGCGGAGCCGAGGCGGCCGCCGTCCTGCTCGACGAGTCGCGGCCCACCGCGTTCGTCTGCGCCTCCGACACCCTCGCGATGGGCGTGCTCCACACGCTCTGGATCCGCCAGCTCGCCCCCGGGCGCGACATCGCCGTGGTCGGCTTCGACGACTCGCAGGTGGCGCAGGTCTACCCGGTGGGGCTCACCTCGGTGCGGCAGCCGCTGGAGGACGTCGCGGTCGAGATCATCCGCACGCTGCGCGCCCTGCTGACCCACCAGCCGGTCGAGACGCGCGGTGTCCTCCTCGAGCCGACGCTGGCCATCCGCGAGTCGAGCTGACCCGGCCGGCCGCGGGGGTGCCCCTAGTAGTGGCGCCACCAGAGGTTGACGGCGTAGTCGACCTCGGTGCCGGTGTGGGAGGCGAGGGCCTCCTCGGCCGCCTCGGGCGGCAGCTCGATGCGCACGACCGCCTCGAGGTCCTCCCGCGAGGCGAACGACCAGCCCATGTCGATCGGGCGGCGCCGCCAGCCGTGCATCGACCAGAACCGCTCGACCGCCGTGGGGTCGACCTCGGGGAAGCCGCGCCGGAACCAGCCGCCGAACGTCGAGCGGGTGGGGTCGTTGTCGATCACGAACGCGGTGCCGCCGCGGCGCACGACCCGGTCGAGCTCGCGCAGGCCCGGCTCCGACCCGGGGCCGAAGAAGTAGGCCCACCGGGCGTGCACCACGTCGACGGAGGCGTCGGGGAGGGGCAGTGCCTGGGCGCCACCCTCGAGCACGGTGACGGTGCCGAGGGAGCGCGTACGCCGGCGGGCGAGGGCCAGGAGCGGCGGGTGCGGCTCGACGCCCACGACGCGCGCGGCCGTGCCGGCCCACAGGGGGAGGTGGAAGCCGGTGCCGCAGCCCACGTCGAGCACCGTGCGCCCGGCCCAGTCGCCGATCTCGCGCATCGCCGTCGCGATCCGGTCGTGCGGGTCGGCGGCGCGGTTCTCGAGCTCGTAGACCTCGGGGGTGTTCCAGATGTTGGGGGAGGGCCGAACCCTCAAATGCGCACCAGGCCCTGCGGCGTCTGGAGCTGGACGGCGACGATGCCGGGGGTGCCGTTGGGGGCGACCCACTCGACCTTGACGTCCTCCAGCGGCGCGTCGACGGTCTCGCCGAGCCACTCGCTGACCCGCTGCGGGTCGCCGGCGATCTCCAGGCAGTCGAGGGCGAAGTCGCCGGTCGCGCCGTTGCTGGGGTGCAGCTCGGGGGCGGACTGCCACTGGATGAAGAAGGGCAGCTGGGGGTCGGAGATCAGGCTGTTGACGCCGATCTGCTGCCAGAGCAGCTCCGTGCCGTCGGGGCGGCGACGGTTGCCCTTGACGGCCTCGCGGCCCAGGCGGGTCTCGAACGGCGCGATGTCGGCCACGGAGACGACCCAGCCCATCCAGCCGCCGCCGAGGGCGGAGCGGGCACGGACGGCCTGGCCGAAGGGAGCCTTGTCGCTGGCGGGATGGTCGAGGACCTCGACGATCTCCATGTAGATGTCGCCGTCCAGCGGCAGGATCATGTTGCGGGTGCCGAAACGGGGGTGGATGCCACCGTCGATGAAGTCCGTGCCGAGCAGCCCCCCGATGCGCTGGGCGGTGCTGGCGAGTCCATCAGGTCCGGCGGCGAAGCTGACGTGGTCCAGGCGCATGGCCAGATTCTCATCCGGGCGCATGGTGGCCTTGACACCGGGGTCCGGGTTTCTTGACGTCAAGAGGTGCCGGACAGCTCGAGCAGCAGGTCGCGCACGTCGGTGGCCGCCACCGACCCGGTCACGGCGCCCGGGGTGCTGCACACGAGCATCGGGCCGCCGGCGGGGTCCGCGGGCAGCCGGCCGTGGGTGCCGCGCACCGGCGACGGGTCGAGCGGGACGACCTTCATGGCGTAGCGCAGCCCCGCCATCTTCCTGGCGAGGGTGAGCCCCGCCTTGAGCTTCACCGCGCGGTCGTCGGGGTCGAAGAACAGCTCGGCCGGGTCGTAGCCGGGCTTGCGGTGGATCTCCACGCCCCGGGCGAAGTCGGGGGCCCGGGCGTCGTCGAGCCAGTAGTAGTAGGTGAACCACGCCGTCTCGTCGGCCACGAGCACCAGGTCGCCGGAGCGCTCGTGGTCGAGGCCGTACGCCGCCTGCGCGGCGCGGTCGAGCACCTGGTCGACGCCGGGCAGCTCGGCGCACCTCGCGCGCACCGACTCCAGGTCGGCCGGGTCGTCGACGTAGACGTGGGCGACCTGGTGGTCGGCGACCGCGAAGGCCCGCGAGGCCCACGGGTCGAGGTACTCCATGCCGTCCTGGGTGTAGACCTCGAGCAGCCCGGCGCGGCGCAGCATCCGGTTGACGTCGACCGGCCGGTCGGCCCGCGTGATGCCGTACTCGGAGAGCACCAGCGTGGTGACGCCGGCCCGCTCGGCGTCGTCGAGCAGCGGGGCCAGCGCCGCGTCGACCTCCCGCGCGGCCCGGGCCGCCTCGGGCGAGTCGGGGCCGAAGCGCTGGAGGTCGTAGTCGAGGTGCGGGACGTAGCAGAGGGTGAGGTCGCTGCGCGGCATCAGCCGACGGGTGGCGGCGATGATCCACTCGCTCGAGGCGATCGAGGCGGTCGGGCCCCAGTAGGTGAAGAGCGGGAACTCGCCGAGCTCGCCGACGAGCTCGTCGTGCAGCTCGGGCGGGCGGGTGTAGCAGTCGGGCGCCTTCTTGCCGTCGGCGTAGTAGATCGGCCGCGGGGTGACCGTCCAGTCGGTCGTGGCGCCCATGGCGTACCACCAGCACACGTTGGCGACGGTGTAGTCGGGGCGCTCGCGGCGGATCGTCTCCCACACCTTCTCGCCCTCGACGAGCTTGTTGTGCTGGCGCCACAGGAACACCTCGCCGAGCTCGCGGAAGTACCACCCGTTGCCGACCGCGCCGTGCCCCGACGGCGGGAGTCCGGTGAGGAACGTCGACTGCACCGAGCAGGTCACGGCGGGCAGGATCGGCTCCAGCGTCGCCCGCGAGCCCTCGTCGGCGATCCGCCGCAGGCGCGGCATGTGCTGGAGCAGGTCGGGGGTGAGGCCGACGAGGTCGACGACGAGCAGCTGGGGGTGGGCCACGGCGGTGTCCTGTCCTGGGTCGGTGCGGGGGCGGGTGTCAGTCGAGGGACGTCAGGCCGAGCCCGACCAGCTCGTCGCGCACCCACGCGAGCTCCGCGGCGAGGCCCGCCGCGAGCGCGTCGTCGTCGGCGGGGGCGCCGTCGGGCAGGACGGACCAGGTGTAGGTCTCGACCTCGAGGTGGTCGGTGCGGGCGGTGTCGCCGCCGAGGAGGGCGGCCAGGGACGCGCGCAGCTCGTCGCGGCTGTTGCGCAGCGGCGGGGCGGGGTCGGCGTGGACCGGCACGTGGAAGTGCACCCGCCACGGCGACCCGTCGTCGAGCGGGCGCCGCCCGCCGAGTGCGTCGGGCAGGTCGTCGCGCGCGGCGAGGCGCTGGCCGGTGCGCTGGCGCACCTGGTGGAGGAAGCGGTCCTCGGAGTACGACGTCAGCGCGTCGCGGGCACGCGGGTCGGCCGGGTCGTCGACGACCAGGGCGGCCGCCGGCTGCACCTTGACCACGTCGAGGCCCGCGGCGTCGAGCCGGGCAAGCGCGTCGGTCGCGTCCTCGAAGCCGACGGCGAGGTGGCACAGGTCGAGGCAGACGCCGATCCGCTCGCGGTCGGCGGCGTCGAGCCGGTCGACCGCCTCGGCGGTCGTCTCGATCACGCAGCCGGGCTCGGGCTCGAACGCGACCCGCACCGTGCGCCCGGTGTCGGCCTCCACCTCGGCCAGCCCTTCCGCGAGCGCCTTGAGGTGCAGCTCGGCCTGGGCCTGCCGGTCGGTGAGCCACGGGGCGCGCCAGGCCAGCGGCAGCGTCGAGATGCTGCCCCGGGCGGCGTCCTCGGGCAGCAGCGCGGCGAGGACGCGCGCCACGTCGAGGGTGTAGTCGAGCCGGGCCCGCTCCGCCCAGGTCGGGTGGTAGACGCGCTTCTTGACCACCTCGTCCTGGAAGGCGGCGTAGGGGAAGGCGTTGAGGGTGACGATCTCGACGCCGTGCGCATCGATCGCGTCGCGGAGCCGGGAGACGGCGTCGAGATCGGAGGCCAGGCGTCGCGCGGCGGCGGCCGGCAGCCACATGCCCAGGCCGACCCGGTCGGTGCCGAGGTGGCGGCGCAGCCGGTCGCCGTAGGTGCCGACCTGCGCGATGAGGCCCTCGACGTCCTCGGCGGGCAGCACGTTGGTGCCGTAGCCGAGGTGGACGACGGTGCCGTCGGGGTGGCGCAGCCTCATGTCAGTCCCGCGAGCCGCGCAGGATCGAGTTGCCCTCGAAGGTCGCCGAGGCGTCGCCGGCGCCCGTCCCGTCGGTGCCGTCCGTCGCGTCGGGGTCGATCATCAGCCGGCCGCTCTGGGCGAAGAACTCCACGGGGTTGCGCCACAGCACGCGGTCGACGTCGTCCTCGGAGAAGCCCGCCTCGAGCATCGCCGCACCGGTCTTCGCGGTCTTGAGGGGGTCGCTGCGGCCCCAGTCGGCGGCGGAGTTGACCAGCACCCGGTCGAGCCCGCGGCGCTGGAGGATCGCGACCATGCGGTGCTCGTCCATCTTGGTGTCGGGGTAGACCGAGAAGCCCATCCAGCAGCCGGCCTCGTCGACCTGGTCGACGGTGACCTCGTTGAGGTGGTCG
The sequence above is drawn from the Nocardioides sp. zg-1228 genome and encodes:
- a CDS encoding nucleotide pyrophosphatase/phosphodiesterase family protein; translated protein: MAHPQLLVVDLVGLTPDLLQHMPRLRRIADEGSRATLEPILPAVTCSVQSTFLTGLPPSGHGAVGNGWYFRELGEVFLWRQHNKLVEGEKVWETIRRERPDYTVANVCWWYAMGATTDWTVTPRPIYYADGKKAPDCYTRPPELHDELVGELGEFPLFTYWGPTASIASSEWIIAATRRLMPRSDLTLCYVPHLDYDLQRFGPDSPEAARAAREVDAALAPLLDDAERAGVTTLVLSEYGITRADRPVDVNRMLRRAGLLEVYTQDGMEYLDPWASRAFAVADHQVAHVYVDDPADLESVRARCAELPGVDQVLDRAAQAAYGLDHERSGDLVLVADETAWFTYYYWLDDARAPDFARGVEIHRKPGYDPAELFFDPDDRAVKLKAGLTLARKMAGLRYAMKVVPLDPSPVRGTHGRLPADPAGGPMLVCSTPGAVTGSVAATDVRDLLLELSGTS
- a CDS encoding A/G-specific adenine glycosylase translates to MTVPGSALHDAVLDWYDDHARELPWRGAAATPWSVMVSEFMLQQTPVARVLPVHAAWLERWPTPAALAAEPTGEAVRMWGRLGYPRRALRLHAAATAIVERHDGEVPAGYDDLLALPGVGDYTAAAIASFAFGRRHVVLDTNVRRVLARAVDGTELPAPAPTRRERDMATALLHEDEATAATWAVATMELGALVCTARQPSCDVCPIAAECRWRAAGFPAYDGPPRRGQAWAGTDRQCRGRILALAREADSVGVAQVEAAWPDAEQRERCLAGLVADGLLTQITPGRWALPG
- a CDS encoding VOC family protein, with amino-acid sequence MRLDHVSFAAGPDGLASTAQRIGGLLGTDFIDGGIHPRFGTRNMILPLDGDIYMEIVEVLDHPASDKAPFGQAVRARSALGGGWMGWVVSVADIAPFETRLGREAVKGNRRRPDGTELLWQQIGVNSLISDPQLPFFIQWQSAPELHPSNGATGDFALDCLEIAGDPQRVSEWLGETVDAPLEDVKVEWVAPNGTPGIVAVQLQTPQGLVRI
- the disA gene encoding DNA integrity scanning diadenylate cyclase DisA, with the protein product MDEQLRLRATLASIAPGTPLRDGLERILRGRTGALIVLGQDKTVDSISTGGFTLDVPFTATGLRELAKMDGAIILDKDITKVHRAAVHLMPDHTIPSEETGTRHRTAERVAKQTGHPVISVSQSMQIIAAYVGDIRHVLEDSGKILSRANQALATLERYKLRLDEVSATLSALEIEDLVTVRDVAVVAQRLEMVIRIASEIEDYVLELGTDGRLLSLQLEELVTGVDAERELVVRDYLPGGRRRPASPTSHVAELAALSPTELVDPAAVARAIGLSGAEHLDAAVAPRGYRLLAKVPRLPSAVVDRLVDHFGGLQQLLSAGIEDLQAVEGVGELRARSVREGLSRLAESSITERYI
- the radA gene encoding DNA repair protein RadA is translated as MSTKTARVRSSYRCSECGWETAKWVGRCGECQAWGSVAEAGAPTMRASAGPVSTPAVPIGQVPVTESVARASGVPELDRVLGGGLVPGAAILLAGEPGVGKSTLLLEVAAQTARTRQRTLYVTGEESAAQVRLRADRTGGVHDELFLAAETDLGAVLTHIEEVRPTLIVVDSVQTIGASGIDGVPGGVTQVKEVAAALIRVAKTRNITTVLVGHVTKDGSIAGPRVLEHLVDVVLHFEGERNSRFRMLRAMKNRYGPVDEVGCFDLSSEGISAVTDPTGLFVEHHTQDVSGTCVAVTMEGRRPLLAEVQALLTPSPLERPRRTVSGVESSRVDMVLAVLQRHAGLRIAGSDTFVATVGGARLHDPAADLALAVAVASSHLGVPPPRGAVAIGEIGLAGELRRVRDLPQRVAEAARLGFRVAVVPRGRALPSERGIPSRRTVDGLQVVEVDDVVGALLTLDLTPPL
- a CDS encoding class I SAM-dependent methyltransferase, encoding MRVRPSPNIWNTPEVYELENRAADPHDRIATAMREIGDWAGRTVLDVGCGTGFHLPLWAGTAARVVGVEPHPPLLALARRRTRSLGTVTVLEGGAQALPLPDASVDVVHARWAYFFGPGSEPGLRELDRVVRRGGTAFVIDNDPTRSTFGGWFRRGFPEVDPTAVERFWSMHGWRRRPIDMGWSFASREDLEAVVRIELPPEAAEEALASHTGTEVDYAVNLWWRHY
- the eboE gene encoding metabolite traffic protein EboE, with the translated sequence MRLRHPDGTVVHLGYGTNVLPAEDVEGLIAQVGTYGDRLRRHLGTDRVGLGMWLPAAAARRLASDLDAVSRLRDAIDAHGVEIVTLNAFPYAAFQDEVVKKRVYHPTWAERARLDYTLDVARVLAALLPEDAARGSISTLPLAWRAPWLTDRQAQAELHLKALAEGLAEVEADTGRTVRVAFEPEPGCVIETTAEAVDRLDAADRERIGVCLDLCHLAVGFEDATDALARLDAAGLDVVKVQPAAALVVDDPADPRARDALTSYSEDRFLHQVRQRTGQRLAARDDLPDALGGRRPLDDGSPWRVHFHVPVHADPAPPLRNSRDELRASLAALLGGDTARTDHLEVETYTWSVLPDGAPADDDALAAGLAAELAWVRDELVGLGLTSLD
- a CDS encoding LacI family DNA-binding transcriptional regulator translates to MGRGIEHRTGGTLPVTPPTLADVAERAGVSRQTVSNAVNNPDLLRPDTLERVRQTIAELGYSPNRAARNLRTRTSSLIGLRFGPAQEGTANAAMDRFVHSLVEASEEVGYHVLLFPGDDDDPIGGYDNLLRSTAVDAFVVTDTYLGNPQAAWLSRQRAPFVAFGRPWDDDGARHVWVDVDGAAGIALATQHLIDRGHTRIAWIGWRKDSPIGEDRRSGWVRTMHANGLPTTGLASRVEDVVHSGAEAAAVLLDESRPTAFVCASDTLAMGVLHTLWIRQLAPGRDIAVVGFDDSQVAQVYPVGLTSVRQPLEDVAVEIIRTLRALLTHQPVETRGVLLEPTLAIRESS